GGAGGTGTTCAACCATCTCTTTATAGTGCCTCTTCATTCGTTCCTACAACCGTATTGTGTGATTATAAATCAATGTTTAGGAAAATCACAGTTCTCCTTGATGGGAATTGAATTatagttgcgtggcaatatatgtCAAGGATTAAATTGCTTTTCCTTTGGACTATTAACATGATATTGTAATTTGGTATTTTTGCTACTTGATAACTTTACCCCAAATACTAAAAAAGTGCAGGTTTATCCTTGCCCAAAAGGATCACTGAGGCATAGAGATGTGGTCAGGAAAATTGGAGGGAAGGAGCAGTATGTCTTCATCAATTCTGCATTTACTTATAGCTTCAGTTGAACAGAAATGCAGATTGGAAACTTCATAAAATCTGCATTCATGGTTAACATTTTTTACATTAATATGGACCATTTCTTCTCATGTTCCCGTTACGGCCATGGAAGTGAATTTTTGTTCCTACTTATACAGGTTTCCACTTCTTGTTGATGCAAGTACTGGTGTCACAATGTATGAAAGTGGTAAGATCCAATTGCTCGTTAGTCCTTCCTTTGGGTGGCGGTGACAGTGGGTAGTACCATGCAAGGTCTCTTTATTTGTTGGCATACAAAACAATAGTTTCCATTACTATGTTTAACTTGACTTCCTTCGCGTTTGTATAGTTAGATACTGATATGTGCCCTGAATGTGCAGGAGACATTGTGAAGTACCTGTTCAAACAGTATGGACAAGGAAAGAGCCCTTCTTTTGGCCTCCTTGAGAGGTATCCAACTTTGCTTGTTTGAATATCTTTTCCTTCACTTGTCGATTCCAGTCATCCTATGATATCATCAAGCTTTTTGCAGTACAATTTTCACAGGATGGGTGCCTACTCTTCTTCGAGCTGGAAGAGGGATGACAATGTGGAGCAAAGCCGGCGTGATACCTGCAGAGAAGCTGGAACTCTTCTCATTTGAGAACAACACTGTAGGAACCCTTCTCTCCTCGATGTACTTTTTGCAAGGAGTCAGCTATATTTTCTTCTGATATACGTGGGTGATTCAGTACGCAAGGATTGTCCGTGAGGCTCTGTGTGAATTGGAGCTCCCTTACGTTCTCCAGAACGTGGGAGAGGGGTCGTCGAAGATGAGTTCGCTGCTGAGCTTAGCAGGTTCTAAGCAGGTAAATTGAGAGCGATGCTGAAGTGCAATGGTATAAAAGAATTTGCCAGCATCGAAAGAGGCTGATTTGCAAAAGTAATGCTACTATGTGATAACGCGCTTGATATCCGTTTGTGTTTCAGGTCCCGTATCTGATGGATCCAAACACCGGGTTCCGGTCGGGCGATCACAAGACGATACTGTCCTACTTGTTTCAGCAGTACTCTTTGGGCGGCTAGCTTGTCCCTCAAATCTCGGCAAATATGCAGACACCTGTCAGATAGGCTGTTTTTTTCCGGTAGAAAGAGAGCAAGCGTGTATATTTGCCGTGATACGGAGCTTGGCTCTGAAGTATCAGTGGGTTTTAGAATTCTCAACATACAGTATATGGTAATGGTATGGGAAGATCTCGGTGCGTGGCACTGGCATGGCTCTCACGATATcagaaaaacagaaagaaaaaaaaacggtATGCACGG
The window above is part of the Triticum aestivum cultivar Chinese Spring chromosome 2A, IWGSC CS RefSeq v2.1, whole genome shotgun sequence genome. Proteins encoded here:
- the LOC123189306 gene encoding uncharacterized protein isoform X1, whose translation is MLPLAHSTRHPHPRPASRAPPPKRSPARARTRPCLPHRRPQSHALTLTRAQPPSAEPGENTETTSAPATTSVLSFLCPLLKFFGGGDPSQERNDIVEVATSSLSSLARLPWGSSVAASSTERVGTPTSAPTLQLYEFEACPFCRRVREAMTELDLSAEVYPCPKGSLRHRDVVRKIGGKEQFPLLVDASTGVTMYESGDIVKYLFKQYGQGKSPSFGLLESTIFTGWVPTLLRAGRGMTMWSKAGVIPAEKLELFSFENNTYARIVREALCELELPYVLQNVGEGSSKMSSLLSLAGSKQVPYLMDPNTGFRSGDHKTILSYLFQQYSLGG
- the LOC123189306 gene encoding uncharacterized protein isoform X2; this encodes MLPLAHSTRHPHPRPASRAPPPKRSPARARTRPCLPHRRPQSHALTLTRAQPPSAEPGENTETTSAPATTSVLSFLCPLLKFFGGGDPSQERNDIVEVATSSLSSLARLPWGSSVAASSTERVGTPTSAPTLQLYEFACPFCRRVREAMTELDLSAEVYPCPKGSLRHRDVVRKIGGKEQFPLLVDASTGVTMYESGDIVKYLFKQYGQGKSPSFGLLESTIFTGWVPTLLRAGRGMTMWSKAGVIPAEKLELFSFENNTYARIVREALCELELPYVLQNVGEGSSKMSSLLSLAGSKQVPYLMDPNTGFRSGDHKTILSYLFQQYSLGG